One Cydia fagiglandana chromosome 11, ilCydFagi1.1, whole genome shotgun sequence genomic region harbors:
- the LOC134669023 gene encoding serine/threonine-protein kinase RIO1 translates to MSDGSDGQFSDYENDISNKVKSVRFAETLDVKTLSSNAESDYDSEEYFQESDDPTNNSGKLKSNSQIPSNKISTFQPTEKLFKKYVNKINVDSYDPMDRTNKFIDNNDRKVDSGRIRTKDKHDRATAEQVMDPRTRMILFKLLNRGVINEINGCISTGKEANVYHATSKDGKDYAIKIYKTSILVFKDRDKYVSGEYRFRNGYCRSNPRKMVRTWAEKEMRNLVRMFNAKLNVPEPIILRSHVLVMTFMGDDGWPSPKLKDVEISQSQARSLYRDCIIMMWKMFNICKLVHADLSEYNLLYHKGNVVVIDVSQSVEHDHPHAFEFLRKDCTNISDFFRKNGVATLTVKELFDFITDTAINEGNLEECLEKLSEKASTRNFEEMTAQEQVEEEAFKNIYIPKRLTEVINYERDINKAKKGETEDLTYKKIAGFNEDLSTANKPEILEECNISGSDSGSSSNSSDDEDGDSHPKFKSSARPRHESPNTKKARKKAVKEEKAEKRKSKVKKHIKKRRDKGTGKK, encoded by the exons ATGTCTGACGGCAGCGACGGTCAATTTAGCGATTACGAAAATGATATTTCCAATAAGGTTAAGTCAGTACGG TTTGCTGAAACACTGGATGTCAAAACACTTAGCAGCAATGCAGAGAGTGACTATGATTCTGAAGAATACTTCCAAGAGTCAGATGATCCAACAAATAACTCGGGAAAACTTAAAAGTAACTCACAGATACCTTCAAACAAAATCAGCACATTCCAGCCAACTGAAAAGTTGTTTAAAAAGTATGTAAACAAAATCAATGTTGATAGTTACGATCCAATGGACCGTACAAATAAGTTCATTGATAACAATGACAGAAAGGTTGACAGCGGTAGGATTAGAACTAAGGATAAGCATGACAGAGCCACCGCAGAGCAAGTCATGGATCCACGCACAAGAATGATTCTTTTCAAATTGTTAAACAGAGGTGTAATCAATGAAATTAATGGATGCATATCTACTGGTAAAGAGGCCAATGTCTACCATGCTACGTCTAAAGATGGAAAGGATTATGCTATTAAAATctacaaaacatcaattttAGTGTTCAAAGACAGAGATAAGTATGTATCAGGAGAGTACAGATTCAGAAATGGGTACTGCAGATCTAACCCTCGTAAAATGGTGAGAACCTGGGCTGAGAAGGAGATGAGAAATCTTGTCCGAATGTTTaatgcaaagttaaatgttccGGAGCCGATAATATTACGAAGCCATGTTCTAGTCATGACTTTCATGGGAGATGACGGTTGGCCTTCTCCAAAACTCAAGGATGTTGAAATTTCTCAATCACAAGCCAGATCTTTGTACCGAGATTGCATAATAATGATGTGGAAAATGTTTAACATTTGCAAACTCGTACATGCAGATTTATCAGAATATAATCTTCTGTACCATAAAGGAAATGTAGTAGTCATTGACGTTTCACAGTCTGTGGAACATGACCATCCTCATGCATTTGAGTTTTTAAGGAAAGATTGCACTAATATATCAGATTTCTTTAGGAAGAATGGTGTTGCAACACTAACTGTGAAGGAACTTTTTGATTTCATTACCGACACTGCTATAAATGAGGGAAATTTGGAAGAATGCCTGGAGAAATTGTCGGAAAAGGCATCTACAAGGAATTTCGAGGAAATGACAGCCCAAGAACAAGTTGAAGAAGAGGCTTTCAAAAATATCTATATCCCTAAGAGACTTACAGAG GTCATAAACTATGAACGGGACATCAACAAAGCTAAAAAAGGAGAAACAGAAGATCTAACATACAAGAAAATTGCTGGGTTCAATGAGGACCTTAGTACTGCCAATAAACCGGAGATTTTGGAGGAATGTAATATTTCAGGCAGCGATTCTGGCAGCAGCTCAAATTCTTCAGATGATGAAGATGGAGATTCCC ATCCCAAATTCAAATCGTCTGCCCGTCCAAGACACGAATCCCCCAACACTAAGAAGGCAAGGAAAAAAGCAGTCAAAGAAGAAAAGGCAGAGAAAAGAAAGTCGAAAGTCAAGAAGCACATCAAAAAGAGAAGGGACAAAGGTACGGGGAAAAAGTAG